In uncultured Cohaesibacter sp., a genomic segment contains:
- a CDS encoding deoxyribodipyrimidine photo-lyase, producing MNDVAIHWFRQDLRLSDNPALSKAIEKGALLPIYILDDENAGPDAMGAASRWWLHEALAMLNRQLGGHLRLYRGDARQIIPALAKSYGAQAVSWTRCYEPWRVKRDKEIVYRLQAQNSESIRLNGSLLWEPWDIKKQDGTPYKVFTPFFRKGCLQATPPAAPMAAPEKIEYASALADDGAVALAALGLLPDIAWHEQMVPHWDIGEEGASKALERFVEEGLNGYKSGRDFPSLPHVSRLSPYLHWGHISPNQIWHALEALEEGDIPARDMDHFRSELAWREFSHSLLYYNQDLASVPLQGKFSQLEWRDDPVALTAWQKGKTGIPIVDAGMRELWQTGYMHNRVRMIVASFLIKNLRTDWRKGEAWFWDTLVDADLANNAASWQWVAGCGADAAPYFRIFNPVLQAEKFDPDGHYIRRFVPELASLPNKYLFQPWTAPEPVLSRAGVTLGQTYPLPIVDLKASRQAALEAYHALS from the coding sequence GTGAATGATGTAGCGATCCACTGGTTTCGGCAGGATTTGCGCCTGTCGGACAATCCTGCCCTCAGCAAGGCCATCGAGAAAGGGGCCTTGCTGCCGATCTATATTCTCGACGATGAGAATGCCGGGCCGGATGCCATGGGGGCTGCCAGTCGCTGGTGGCTGCATGAAGCGCTCGCGATGCTCAATCGGCAATTGGGCGGACATTTGCGTCTCTATCGGGGAGATGCGCGGCAGATCATTCCTGCATTGGCCAAGAGCTATGGTGCGCAGGCTGTCAGCTGGACGCGCTGCTATGAGCCATGGCGGGTGAAGCGGGACAAGGAGATTGTTTATCGGCTGCAAGCGCAGAATAGCGAGAGCATCAGGCTGAATGGCTCGCTGCTGTGGGAGCCATGGGACATAAAAAAACAGGATGGCACGCCCTACAAGGTTTTCACCCCCTTCTTCCGCAAGGGCTGCCTGCAGGCGACCCCGCCTGCCGCGCCGATGGCTGCTCCTGAGAAGATCGAATATGCAAGCGCGCTTGCAGATGACGGGGCCGTTGCGCTTGCCGCGCTTGGCCTTCTGCCGGATATCGCGTGGCATGAGCAGATGGTGCCCCATTGGGACATTGGCGAAGAGGGCGCCAGCAAGGCGCTGGAGCGCTTTGTTGAAGAGGGGCTTAATGGCTACAAGAGCGGGCGGGATTTCCCCTCTCTGCCGCATGTCTCGCGTCTGTCGCCCTATTTGCATTGGGGGCATATCTCGCCCAACCAGATTTGGCATGCGCTTGAAGCGCTTGAAGAGGGAGATATACCGGCGCGCGACATGGATCATTTCCGCAGCGAGCTGGCTTGGCGGGAATTCTCCCACTCTCTGCTCTATTATAATCAGGATCTCGCCTCGGTGCCCTTGCAGGGCAAGTTTTCTCAGCTTGAATGGCGCGATGACCCTGTTGCTCTCACCGCATGGCAAAAAGGCAAGACGGGCATTCCGATTGTTGATGCAGGCATGCGTGAGCTTTGGCAGACCGGCTATATGCATAACCGCGTGCGGATGATTGTCGCCTCCTTCCTGATCAAGAATCTGCGCACCGACTGGCGCAAGGGGGAAGCGTGGTTCTGGGATACGCTGGTGGATGCCGATCTGGCCAACAATGCCGCAAGCTGGCAATGGGTTGCTGGCTGTGGTGCCGATGCTGCGCCCTATTTCCGGATCTTCAATCCGGTGTTGCAGGCCGAGAAATTCGATCCTGACGGGCATTATATTCGCCGCTTTGTGCCTGAACTGGCCAGCTTGCCGAATAAATATCTGTTCCAGCCATGGACGGCACCCGAGCCGGTGCTCTCGAGGGCCGGGGTGACTCTGGGGCAGACTTATCCGCTGCCGATTGTAGATCTCAAGGCCAGCCGACAAGCCGCGCTTGAAGCCTATCACGCCTTGAGCTAG
- a CDS encoding SMP-30/gluconolactonase/LRE family protein: MALFDDRLCTLGEGPLWHPLRKQLFWFDIMGKALLSRSGDMIKQWDFDEYVSAGGWVDHDRILMASYTSLSVFNLETGAREKLCDLEADKPENRCNDGRADAHGGFWIGTMGIKSEPKAGAYYRYYRGELRKLFGEITVTNGACFSADGLWACFTDTKTRLMMRVALDEHGWPKGEPHVYLDFRKDDLNIDGALFDRAGNVWIAHWGIHAVRAYGPDGRMVHEERFPVTRVSCPAFGGDDYKTLYVTSARSGAGQEELAREPLAGATFVVQVPFEGQKENQIILG; this comes from the coding sequence ATGGCGCTGTTTGATGATCGTCTTTGCACGCTTGGCGAGGGGCCGCTCTGGCATCCTCTGCGCAAGCAGCTTTTCTGGTTTGATATCATGGGCAAGGCCCTGCTTTCCCGTTCGGGAGATATGATCAAGCAATGGGATTTTGACGAATATGTCAGCGCCGGTGGCTGGGTGGATCATGATCGCATTCTTATGGCCAGTTACACCTCCCTGTCTGTTTTCAATCTGGAAACGGGCGCGCGGGAAAAGCTGTGTGATCTGGAGGCCGACAAGCCGGAGAATCGCTGCAATGACGGGCGCGCCGATGCGCATGGCGGTTTCTGGATCGGTACAATGGGGATCAAGTCCGAGCCGAAGGCCGGAGCCTATTATCGCTATTATCGCGGCGAGCTGCGCAAGCTGTTTGGCGAAATCACGGTTACCAATGGGGCCTGCTTTTCTGCCGATGGGCTTTGGGCCTGCTTTACCGATACCAAGACGCGCCTGATGATGCGGGTTGCTCTGGACGAGCATGGCTGGCCGAAGGGCGAACCACATGTCTACCTCGATTTCCGCAAGGATGATCTCAATATCGACGGTGCCTTGTTCGATAGGGCTGGCAATGTCTGGATCGCCCATTGGGGCATTCATGCGGTTCGGGCCTATGGTCCGGATGGGCGCATGGTGCATGAAGAGCGCTTTCCGGTCACCCGTGTTTCCTGTCCCGCTTTCGGTGGCGATGACTACAAGACGCTCTATGTCACCTCGGCCCGCAGTGGCGCAGGGCAGGAAGAGCTGGCGCGCGAGCCACTGGCCGGAGCGACATTCGTTGTGCAAGTGCCGTTTGAAGGGCAGAAGGAAAACCAGATCATACTGGGCTGA
- a CDS encoding four-carbon acid sugar kinase family protein, translated as MTDTGKQQNLLLSFYGDDFTGSTDALESVTMAGIPAMLFLAPPTQDDLKAYPHIRAVGVAGTSRSQSPDWMDSHLADIFAKLKAIGAPICHYKTCSTFDSSPSIGNIGKAIELGHDIFEAAVPVVVGVTRLKRYVVFSNLFAAASVAGDSEAFRIDRHPTMSKHPSTPMNEADLRAHLALQTKCKIEGMDFRRMLALDGSAAFARLCEENDAIILDTFDDATTYKTGQLLHERSLIKPTFVVGSSGVEYALADYLTKEGTLPLVQPPAPRGPVDRTIAICGSCSPTTDKQIEWAKANGFLVKAIDTVALVEKGEQEEKRLAAELVQLACDHKGIVLHTARGPGDPQIAATRAALERKGLTAADSSPVMGSATGRILKHAIKATGLERAILAGGDSSSHAVSAMGITSLDVAGPLVPGAPLCRVYSADSAIDGTEISLKGGQVGEDDFFGRVMSGK; from the coding sequence ATGACAGATACAGGCAAACAGCAAAATCTGCTTCTATCCTTCTATGGCGACGACTTTACCGGCTCGACCGATGCGCTGGAATCCGTCACCATGGCAGGCATCCCGGCAATGCTGTTCCTGGCGCCGCCAACACAAGATGATCTCAAGGCCTATCCGCATATCCGCGCAGTCGGCGTTGCTGGCACCAGCCGCAGCCAGTCTCCTGACTGGATGGACAGCCATCTGGCCGATATATTTGCCAAGCTGAAAGCGATTGGTGCCCCGATCTGTCATTACAAGACATGCTCGACCTTCGACTCGTCTCCCTCCATCGGCAATATCGGCAAGGCCATCGAGCTGGGCCACGACATTTTCGAAGCTGCAGTTCCCGTCGTTGTCGGGGTAACGCGCCTCAAGCGTTATGTGGTCTTTTCCAACCTGTTCGCCGCAGCCAGTGTCGCCGGTGACAGCGAAGCCTTTCGCATCGACCGTCACCCCACCATGAGCAAGCATCCCTCCACCCCGATGAATGAGGCAGACCTACGCGCCCATCTGGCCCTGCAGACCAAATGCAAGATCGAGGGCATGGATTTCCGCCGCATGCTCGCTCTGGATGGCTCGGCGGCCTTTGCCCGTCTGTGCGAGGAAAATGACGCCATCATTCTCGACACTTTCGATGATGCAACAACCTACAAGACCGGACAGTTGCTTCATGAGCGCAGCCTCATCAAACCCACTTTCGTGGTTGGTTCCTCTGGTGTGGAATATGCTCTGGCCGATTATCTGACAAAAGAAGGCACCCTGCCGCTTGTCCAGCCTCCCGCACCGCGCGGGCCGGTGGATCGCACGATTGCCATTTGCGGCAGTTGCTCCCCTACGACCGACAAACAGATCGAATGGGCCAAAGCCAACGGTTTTCTCGTCAAGGCAATTGACACGGTTGCGCTGGTGGAAAAGGGCGAGCAAGAGGAAAAGCGCCTTGCCGCCGAGCTGGTGCAACTGGCTTGCGACCACAAGGGCATTGTCTTGCATACAGCCCGCGGGCCGGGCGATCCACAAATCGCCGCCACACGGGCCGCTCTTGAGCGCAAGGGCCTCACCGCAGCCGACAGCTCGCCGGTCATGGGCTCGGCAACCGGACGCATCCTCAAGCATGCCATCAAGGCAACGGGCCTTGAGCGCGCGATTTTGGCCGGAGGCGACAGCTCCAGCCACGCCGTCTCGGCCATGGGCATCACCAGTCTGGATGTTGCCGGGCCGCTCGTTCCCGGTGCGCCACTGTGTCGGGTATATTCCGCCGATAGTGCTATCGACGGGACCGAAATTTCACTTAAAGGTGGCCAGGTGGGAGAAGATGACTTCTTCGGTCGCGTGATGAGTGGGAAATAG
- a CDS encoding TRAP transporter substrate-binding protein, which translates to MANISRRNLLKSAALAVPATLAMPHIRAEAKAKFTYKYGNNLPLSHPLNVRAAEASKRILEETNGDLDIKIFPSNQLGGDTDMLNQVRFGAIDFFTPSALVIATLVPVAPINAVGFAFPDYDHVWAAMDGDLGGYVGEEIEKAGLHMMRTVWDNGFRQLTTSEAPVNSPEDLHGIKIRVPVSQLSISLFEALGAAPTSMQFSEVYTSLQTHVMDAQENPLPIIQTAKLYEVQKYAMLTNHIWDGYLFVASGLTWKRLPEDIQTIAEGILNDCGLKQRDDISKLNASVQADLESKGMTITQPDPKPFVEALNKTDFYSKWQEKFGDKAWSLLEKYSGKLG; encoded by the coding sequence ATGGCAAATATAAGCAGACGAAATCTGTTGAAGTCCGCAGCCCTGGCTGTTCCGGCCACATTGGCTATGCCGCATATCCGTGCAGAGGCAAAAGCGAAATTCACTTATAAATATGGCAACAACCTTCCTTTGTCTCATCCATTGAATGTGCGTGCTGCCGAAGCATCCAAGCGTATTCTGGAAGAAACCAACGGTGATCTCGATATCAAGATCTTCCCAAGCAACCAGCTTGGTGGTGATACCGACATGCTCAATCAGGTCCGCTTTGGCGCGATCGACTTTTTCACGCCTTCCGCGCTGGTGATCGCAACCCTCGTGCCGGTTGCTCCGATCAACGCTGTTGGCTTTGCTTTCCCTGACTATGATCATGTCTGGGCTGCCATGGACGGTGATCTGGGCGGATATGTCGGCGAGGAAATCGAAAAGGCCGGTCTGCACATGATGCGCACCGTCTGGGACAATGGCTTCCGCCAGCTGACCACCTCCGAGGCTCCGGTCAATTCGCCTGAAGATCTGCATGGCATCAAGATCCGCGTGCCGGTCAGCCAGCTTTCCATTTCCCTGTTCGAAGCGCTCGGCGCTGCGCCAACCAGCATGCAGTTCTCCGAGGTTTACACCTCGCTGCAAACCCATGTTATGGACGCACAGGAAAATCCGCTGCCGATCATTCAGACCGCCAAGCTTTATGAAGTGCAGAAATATGCCATGCTGACCAACCATATCTGGGATGGCTATCTGTTTGTGGCCAGTGGCCTGACATGGAAGCGTCTGCCGGAAGATATCCAGACTATCGCCGAAGGCATCCTGAATGATTGCGGCCTCAAGCAGCGCGATGACATCTCCAAGCTGAATGCATCGGTTCAGGCCGATCTCGAATCCAAGGGCATGACCATCACACAGCCGGATCCGAAACCATTCGTCGAAGCTCTGAACAAGACCGACTTCTATTCCAAGTGGCAAGAGAAGTTTGGTGACAAGGCTTGGAGCCTTCTTGAAAAATATTCTGGCAAGCTCGGCTAA
- the modC gene encoding molybdenum ABC transporter ATP-binding protein gives MNQPQATNATNALTSGNASARDSERDVIAAHFKGMQGSFELDAAFELSASGVTALFGPSGCGKTSILRCIAGLNRLPFGHFSLKGEIWQDDSHFLPAHKRPVGYVFQEASLFPHMSVEQNLVYGQKRAHRLDGQQGQQLNQREVTELLGIGPLLKRSTTRLSGGERQRVAIGRALLSHPRILLMDEPMAALDRFSKNEILPYLERLHDELNIPVLYVSHDIAEVERLADQMVLMENGRVKAAGPLQALLSDPALSLSHMPQAASVLTGNLVAIDADFGISTIMVAGIPFQVPGVKGPLGRPVRLRIEASDVALSRHVPEGSSSILNTPPVAIETIQPFGQHMANIFLRLGDGPHSQTLIARISRKSQHALDLKPGERIQAMVKSVSMVREV, from the coding sequence ATGAACCAGCCTCAGGCCACCAATGCCACCAACGCGCTGACAAGCGGCAACGCCAGCGCCAGGGACAGCGAAAGGGACGTGATTGCCGCCCATTTCAAAGGCATGCAGGGCAGCTTCGAACTCGATGCCGCCTTCGAACTGTCTGCCTCGGGCGTTACCGCCCTGTTCGGTCCGTCCGGCTGCGGCAAGACCTCCATATTGCGTTGCATCGCCGGTCTCAACAGATTGCCTTTTGGCCATTTCTCCCTGAAAGGCGAAATCTGGCAGGACGACAGCCATTTTCTGCCAGCCCACAAACGCCCCGTCGGCTATGTCTTTCAGGAAGCAAGCCTGTTTCCTCACATGTCGGTTGAGCAGAATCTGGTCTATGGCCAGAAACGCGCGCACCGGCTGGACGGCCAACAAGGCCAGCAGCTCAATCAGCGCGAGGTGACGGAACTGCTCGGCATCGGCCCGTTGCTCAAGCGTTCGACCACCAGACTTTCAGGAGGAGAACGCCAGCGGGTTGCCATTGGCCGCGCCCTGCTCTCCCATCCCCGCATCCTGCTGATGGACGAACCCATGGCAGCCCTTGACCGCTTCAGCAAGAATGAGATCCTGCCCTATCTGGAGCGTCTGCATGATGAATTGAACATTCCGGTGCTGTATGTCAGTCATGATATTGCAGAAGTCGAGCGCCTCGCCGACCAGATGGTCCTGATGGAAAATGGCAGGGTGAAGGCTGCCGGTCCGCTTCAGGCCCTGCTTTCCGATCCTGCCCTCTCCCTTTCCCACATGCCACAGGCAGCTTCGGTCCTTACAGGCAATCTGGTCGCCATTGATGCAGACTTCGGCATCAGCACCATCATGGTCGCGGGCATTCCCTTTCAGGTTCCCGGCGTCAAGGGACCGCTTGGTCGCCCCGTGCGCCTCAGGATAGAGGCAAGCGACGTTGCCCTCTCCCGCCATGTGCCGGAGGGCTCCTCCTCCATTCTCAACACTCCGCCAGTGGCAATCGAGACAATCCAGCCATTCGGCCAGCATATGGCCAATATCTTCCTGCGATTGGGCGATGGCCCGCATAGCCAGACCCTGATCGCCCGCATATCAAGAAAAAGCCAGCATGCGCTGGATCTCAAGCCGGGCGAAAGGATTCAGGCCATGGTCAAATCCGTCTCCATGGTCAGGGAGGTCTGA
- a CDS encoding TRAP transporter large permease subunit, protein MSTIVETNSEDGLSSFRDFCAKLEQWIALVVEIPGAIFLGLEVVVLFAGVAFRYALHSPLVWSDELATILFLWLSMFGAVVAQHKGGHMHLTVVVGLAPKRWQSRINTLASMCVILFLGLLVHPALEHSIGQMMITTPALQLPDTVRSGAMFVGLTLMMIVAILQLIQKARISDMIFGAAVIAVCGLLLTIFLPQLENMENFNLIIFFGIGLAALVFGGAPIAVAFGLATVVYLKFMTYMPMVIVISRMDEGMSGFVLLSIPLFVLLGLLIEVTGLAAALVNVLAALVAHFKGGLSYVLVGAMYLVSGISGSKAADMAAIAPVLLPEMQKRGKEPGELIGLLSSSAAMGETIPPSIVLITVGSVTGVSIAALFTGGLIPAALGAIGLLIVAYFRSRDEDVSDAKRASHKQILIAILNALPAFLLLAVIRVAVVAGIATATEVATVGIVYTLLVSILLYRKFPVGKMWKMLCNSLALSGAIMIILGTATAMAWALTQSGFSHQLASLMEQMPGGAAGYMALSIVVFAILGSVLEGIPAVVVFAPLLFPIALELGIGGVHYAIMMVLSMSLGLFVPPLGIGFYQACAIGGIEPDKAMKAIWPYMFAILVSVIIVACVPWVTEPYF, encoded by the coding sequence ATGTCGACTATCGTTGAAACGAATTCGGAAGATGGGCTGTCCTCTTTTCGAGACTTTTGCGCAAAGCTTGAACAGTGGATTGCGCTCGTTGTCGAAATCCCTGGAGCCATCTTTCTGGGGTTGGAGGTAGTGGTTCTCTTTGCAGGCGTGGCATTTCGCTACGCCCTGCATTCTCCACTGGTCTGGTCGGATGAATTGGCTACCATCCTGTTTTTGTGGCTGAGCATGTTCGGGGCCGTTGTGGCTCAACACAAGGGTGGCCACATGCATCTGACTGTGGTTGTCGGATTGGCGCCCAAGCGCTGGCAATCCCGTATCAACACGCTGGCATCCATGTGTGTCATTCTGTTCCTGGGCTTGCTCGTTCATCCTGCCCTGGAACATTCCATCGGTCAGATGATGATCACCACACCAGCCCTTCAGTTGCCTGATACGGTGCGCTCGGGGGCGATGTTTGTCGGCCTGACGCTGATGATGATCGTTGCCATCCTGCAGCTCATCCAGAAGGCAAGGATCTCCGATATGATCTTCGGGGCGGCGGTGATCGCAGTCTGCGGCCTGTTGCTGACCATTTTCCTGCCTCAGCTTGAGAATATGGAGAATTTCAACCTGATCATCTTCTTTGGTATCGGGTTGGCGGCGCTGGTCTTTGGCGGAGCACCCATTGCCGTTGCCTTTGGTCTGGCCACGGTCGTCTATCTCAAATTCATGACCTATATGCCGATGGTGATCGTGATCAGCCGCATGGACGAGGGCATGTCCGGCTTTGTGCTGCTGTCCATTCCGCTGTTCGTGCTGCTTGGTCTGCTGATCGAGGTGACGGGGCTGGCTGCGGCGCTGGTCAATGTGCTGGCGGCGCTGGTTGCCCATTTTAAGGGTGGCCTGTCCTATGTGCTTGTCGGCGCAATGTATCTGGTGTCCGGTATTTCCGGCTCGAAGGCTGCCGACATGGCTGCCATTGCGCCGGTGCTGTTGCCGGAAATGCAGAAGCGTGGCAAGGAGCCGGGCGAGTTGATCGGCCTGCTTTCCTCTTCTGCCGCCATGGGTGAAACCATTCCTCCTTCCATCGTGCTGATTACGGTTGGCTCGGTAACGGGGGTCTCGATTGCGGCGCTGTTCACCGGCGGTCTCATTCCGGCGGCTCTGGGGGCGATTGGCCTGCTGATCGTGGCCTATTTCCGCTCTCGTGACGAAGATGTCAGCGATGCCAAACGGGCCAGTCACAAGCAGATCCTGATTGCCATCCTCAATGCATTGCCCGCCTTCCTGCTGCTGGCGGTCATTCGTGTGGCCGTGGTGGCCGGTATTGCGACAGCAACCGAGGTGGCAACGGTGGGTATCGTCTATACGCTGCTGGTCTCGATCCTGCTCTATCGCAAGTTCCCGGTTGGCAAAATGTGGAAGATGCTCTGCAACTCGCTGGCTCTTTCGGGTGCCATCATGATCATTCTGGGAACGGCAACGGCGATGGCCTGGGCGTTGACGCAATCCGGCTTCTCTCATCAGCTGGCCTCGCTGATGGAGCAGATGCCCGGAGGTGCGGCTGGCTATATGGCGCTGTCGATCGTGGTCTTTGCTATCCTTGGCAGTGTGCTTGAGGGTATTCCGGCGGTCGTGGTGTTTGCGCCGCTGCTGTTCCCGATTGCTCTCGAGCTGGGCATTGGTGGCGTGCATTATGCCATCATGATGGTGCTGTCCATGAGCCTTGGTCTGTTCGTGCCGCCTCTGGGGATCGGCTTCTATCAGGCCTGTGCGATTGGTGGCATCGAGCCGGACAAGGCCATGAAGGCGATCTGGCCTTATATGTTCGCGATCCTTGTCTCGGTGATCATCGTGGCTTGCGTGCCATGGGTGACCGAGCCTTACTTCTGA
- a CDS encoding DeoR/GlpR family DNA-binding transcription regulator, whose protein sequence is MANSKAKSSHDDEHLDAEHKQPLKAEERRQQILTMVQSQKTVQLDHLARELGVSRMTVHRDLDLLESRGLLRKERGGATAESSLLFESNFHYRSQTDEDIKKELARAAAELVEPGSAIMLDDSTTTLMMCDHLELIENITVITNSLAVCERLRGSSNVQLIVTGGNYSDTHKSFSGLICEQALSQLRSDWVFLSASSVIDNRLFHQDQEIVRVKRALMAASERKALLLTSRKFKTRALTQFADLTEFDKVFIDRQLDEASKQRLNHSRIDFDLV, encoded by the coding sequence ATGGCCAATTCAAAAGCAAAATCCAGCCACGATGATGAACATCTGGACGCAGAACACAAGCAGCCGCTTAAGGCCGAGGAACGCCGCCAGCAGATCCTGACGATGGTCCAGAGCCAGAAGACCGTGCAGCTTGATCATCTGGCCCGGGAACTGGGCGTCAGCCGCATGACCGTGCATCGGGATCTGGACCTTCTGGAAAGCCGCGGCCTGTTGCGCAAGGAGCGCGGTGGGGCAACCGCCGAAAGCTCGCTTCTGTTTGAAAGCAATTTCCACTATCGCAGCCAGACGGACGAAGACATCAAGAAGGAACTGGCGCGTGCGGCGGCCGAACTGGTCGAGCCGGGCAGCGCCATCATGCTTGATGACAGCACCACCACGCTGATGATGTGCGATCATCTCGAACTGATCGAGAATATCACGGTCATCACCAATTCGCTGGCTGTCTGCGAGCGTCTGAGAGGATCATCGAATGTTCAGTTGATCGTGACTGGTGGCAATTATAGCGACACGCACAAGAGCTTTTCCGGCCTGATCTGCGAACAGGCATTGAGCCAGTTGCGCTCGGACTGGGTCTTCCTGTCCGCCTCCTCGGTCATAGACAATCGCCTGTTTCATCAGGATCAGGAAATTGTCCGCGTCAAGCGGGCCCTGATGGCCGCCTCGGAGCGCAAAGCCCTTTTATTGACATCTCGAAAATTCAAAACACGAGCTCTCACCCAATTCGCCGATCTTACCGAATTCGACAAGGTGTTCATTGATCGCCAACTGGATGAAGCATCGAAACAGCGACTTAATCACTCGAGGATTGATTTCGACCTCGTTTAG
- a CDS encoding VOC family protein produces MSRFFGEVRQIGYVVKNIEEAMEFWSKTLGIGPWFYAEKIADQDFYYKGEKSPIERSVALANSGYIQMELVQQLNDAPSMYLDFLNSGRTGAQHFAYWTRNYTEDLARLTAQGLTVGMNGSVGDDGRYCYFETEFHPGTVIELSEVNGPKGTLFKTIRDASIDWDGTDPIRPFPDLSTLPVIDPADFPI; encoded by the coding sequence ATGAGTAGGTTCTTCGGTGAGGTACGCCAGATCGGCTATGTCGTCAAAAATATTGAAGAAGCAATGGAGTTCTGGTCCAAGACTCTTGGCATAGGCCCTTGGTTTTACGCAGAAAAAATCGCTGATCAGGATTTCTACTACAAAGGAGAAAAATCCCCGATCGAGCGTTCTGTCGCGCTTGCAAATTCTGGGTATATTCAAATGGAACTTGTGCAACAACTCAATGATGCACCCTCAATGTACCTCGATTTTCTGAACAGCGGCCGAACAGGCGCGCAACATTTCGCCTACTGGACACGCAATTACACCGAAGATCTGGCGCGACTGACAGCACAGGGCCTGACCGTCGGCATGAACGGATCCGTTGGCGACGATGGTCGCTACTGCTATTTCGAAACCGAATTCCATCCCGGCACGGTCATTGAATTATCGGAGGTAAATGGCCCAAAAGGGACACTTTTCAAGACAATCCGGGATGCCAGCATCGACTGGGACGGCACCGATCCCATCCGCCCCTTCCCCGACCTCTCCACCTTGCCGGTCATTGATCCGGCAGATTTCCCGATCTGA
- the pdxA gene encoding 4-hydroxythreonine-4-phosphate dehydrogenase PdxA, with translation MNKIGLTMGDPAGIGPEVICKALQDMAAEERAGVIVIGDRLFMERARDMIGADFRFVSEGDLEEGDVPLVQVDAPNAASIKPGEIQPDAGEAACRCVKKAVDMALAEEIDVVCTASLHKTALREAGYNLSGHAGLLKLFTGVKKNFAVLAGPKLSVIHVSTHVSLADAVTLCTTESVLETIRIAHQHVLTTGVAEPRIAVAGINPHCGENGHYGKEDDTQVIPAIKAAQAEGMNVTGPIPGDLVFEQAIEGRFDIVVAQYHDQGHIPAKLIGGHDCVNITAGLPILRTSVDHGTAFDIAWKGGLASPANMKAAIAMARKMKPVK, from the coding sequence ATGAACAAGATTGGTCTGACTATGGGGGATCCTGCGGGTATCGGGCCGGAGGTCATTTGTAAGGCCTTGCAGGATATGGCGGCTGAGGAGCGTGCCGGAGTGATTGTCATTGGGGATCGCTTGTTCATGGAGCGGGCGCGCGACATGATTGGCGCAGACTTCCGGTTTGTCTCGGAAGGAGATCTGGAGGAGGGGGATGTGCCTCTGGTGCAGGTGGATGCGCCAAATGCAGCATCCATCAAGCCCGGAGAAATCCAGCCTGATGCGGGTGAGGCTGCCTGTCGCTGTGTCAAAAAGGCTGTCGATATGGCGCTGGCTGAGGAAATCGACGTGGTTTGCACGGCCTCTTTGCATAAAACGGCGCTGCGGGAGGCGGGCTATAATCTGAGTGGTCATGCTGGTCTGTTGAAGCTTTTTACCGGCGTTAAGAAGAATTTTGCCGTGCTTGCCGGGCCGAAATTGTCGGTTATTCATGTCTCGACCCATGTCTCTCTGGCCGATGCGGTAACCCTTTGCACGACGGAATCTGTGCTTGAGACAATCCGGATTGCGCATCAGCATGTGTTGACGACAGGTGTGGCCGAGCCGCGCATCGCGGTGGCGGGAATCAATCCGCATTGCGGAGAAAACGGCCATTATGGCAAGGAAGATGACACGCAGGTCATTCCTGCCATCAAGGCAGCACAGGCTGAAGGAATGAATGTTACCGGCCCGATTCCGGGTGATCTGGTCTTTGAGCAGGCGATTGAGGGCCGCTTTGATATCGTGGTGGCGCAATATCATGATCAGGGGCATATTCCGGCCAAGCTTATCGGTGGGCATGATTGTGTGAATATCACTGCCGGACTGCCGATCCTGCGCACATCCGTGGATCATGGCACTGCATTTGATATCGCCTGGAAAGGCGGTCTGGCTAGTCCAGCCAATATGAAGGCCGCTATTGCAATGGCGCGCAAAATGAAGCCTGTGAAATGA